The following are encoded together in the Glycine soja cultivar W05 chromosome 5, ASM419377v2, whole genome shotgun sequence genome:
- the LOC114412387 gene encoding uncharacterized protein LOC114412387 isoform X2, with translation MESTPVNWEALDALLIDFAKSENLIEDSSALSPSSPSSSSYHSRLVIRQIRRAVETGAIDAAVALLRLHAPSILTDLKILFRLRKQKFIELLRKGTAEDRDSAIECLRTALAPCALDAYPEAYEEFKHVLLAFIYDKDDKTSPVANEWSEQRRLDLAGFMSSMLRAHLNAYDPIFSMALRYLISIHRVYCLRQGITSPISDLTERLLLEERDPSATPQDILYEVPPFDEVDIQALAHAVELTRQGAIDSLRFTKGDVVLAFQNELCRMRLDVPLLDQLVREYCVYRGIVDSASGKQPIPEPVKINQQDPGYCSSRDCSLELDCNASKHSDGETSVTNAQMDGSPENNSDVTSMRRIDFEVRYASELASIHEDCSTSGSQQHEDASVLQRCRLSGNGERSKRKRWRGRYDGNSYMSDASLEENSKQEHSIGTVVSTILKEKQGSEKLSVHDINNVEDRYEILLGMKELASKGMAAEAVEEVNAIDSNFFAQNSILLFQLKQVEFLKLVSSGDYNAALKVACTHLGPLAASDPALLKPLKETLLALLRPNEDALGNALPLHALAASLQLVVGLVLKNLNS, from the exons ATGGAGTCCACGCCGGTGAATTGGGAAGCCCTCGACGCTCTGCTCATCGATTTCGCCAAATCGGAAAACCTAATCGAGGACTCCTCCGCGCTCTCTCCGTCGTCGCCGTCGTCATCTTCGTATCACTCCCGCCTCGTCATCCGTCAGATCAGACGCGCCGTCGAGACCGGAGCCATTGACGCCGCCGTCGCTCTCCTCCGCCTCCACGCTCCCTCCATCCTCACTGACCTCAAGATTCTCTTCCGCTTGCGCAAACAG AAATTTATTGAGCTTCTACGGAAGGGGACTGCGGAGGATCGAGACTCAGCTATCGAGTGTCTGAGGACGGCTCTCGCTCCTTGCGCGCTCGATGCTTATCCG GAAGCATACGAGGAATTCAAGCATGTTCTGCTCGCATTTATATATGACAAGGATGACAAAACTTCTCCCGTGGCGAATGAG TGGTCAGAACAGAGGAGGCTTGACTTGGCCGGATTTATGTCCTCTATGTTAAGGGCTCATTTAAATGCCTATGACCCAATTTTTTCAATGGCTCTGAGATATTTAATAAG CATACACAGGGTATATTGTTTACGTCAAGGTATTACATCACCCATCTCTGATCTGACTGAAAGATTGCTCCTTGAAGAGCGTGACCCTTCTGCAACACCACAAGACATTTTATATGAAGTACCACCTTTTGATGAG GTTGACATACAGGCTCTTGCACATGCTGTAGAGCTTACCAGACAAGGGGCGATCGATAGCTTGAGATTCACTAAGGGCGATGTGGTCCTGGCATTTCAG AATGAATTATGCCGGATGAGGTTGGATGTTCCACTTCTCGATCAGCTTGTTAGAGAGTATTGTGTTTATAGAGGCATTGTTGACTCTG CATCTGGGAAGCAACCTATCCCAGAACCTGTGAAAATCAACCAACAAGACCCTGGGTATTGCTCATCAAGGGATTGTTCTCTCGAGCTAGATTGTAATGCCAGCAAGCATTCTGATGGTGAAACTTCTGTTACCAATGCTCAGATGGATGGTTCCCCTGAAAATAACTCTGATGTGACAAGCATGAGacgaattgattttgaagtgcgATATGCTTCTGAACTTGCAAGCATTCATGAAGACTGTAGTACCAGTGGATCACAGCAACATGAAGATGCAAGTGTTTTGCAACGATGCAGATTGTCTGGGAATGGAGAAAGGAGCAAGCGCAAGCGGTGGAGAGGACGATATGATGGCAATAGTTACATGTCCGATGCTTCTTTGGAAGAGAACAGCAAACAAGAGCATAGCATTGGTACTGTTGTTTCAACTATATTGAAGGAGAAACAG GGCTCTGAAAAGCTTTCTGTACATGATATTAATAATGTGGAAGATAGATATGAGATTCTGTTGGGAATGAAGGAATTAGCTAGCAAAGGAATGGCTGCTGAAGCAGTTGAGGAAGTCAATGCTATCGATTCCAATTTCTTTGCCCAGAACTCAATTTTGCTCTTCCAACTCAAGCAG GTTGAATTCCTCAAGTTGGTCAGCTCTGGTGATTATAATGCTGCTTTAAAGGTTGCTTGCACCCATTTGGGTCCTTTAGCTGCCAGTGATCCTGCTTTATTAAAGCCATTGAAGGAAACTCTTTTGGCTTTACTACGACCTAATGAAGATGCTCTTGGAAATGCATTACCTCTACATGCTCTAGCTGCTTCTCTCCAG TTGGTCGTAGGCTTGGTGTTGAAGAACCTCAACTCATGA
- the LOC114412387 gene encoding uncharacterized protein LOC114412387 isoform X1, which yields MESTPVNWEALDALLIDFAKSENLIEDSSALSPSSPSSSSYHSRLVIRQIRRAVETGAIDAAVALLRLHAPSILTDLKILFRLRKQKFIELLRKGTAEDRDSAIECLRTALAPCALDAYPEAYEEFKHVLLAFIYDKDDKTSPVANEWSEQRRLDLAGFMSSMLRAHLNAYDPIFSMALRYLISIHRVYCLRQGITSPISDLTERLLLEERDPSATPQDILYEVPPFDEVDIQALAHAVELTRQGAIDSLRFTKGDVVLAFQNELCRMRLDVPLLDQLVREYCVYRGIVDSASGKQPIPEPVKINQQDPGYCSSRDCSLELDCNASKHSDGETSVTNAQMDGSPENNSDVTSMRRIDFEVRYASELASIHEDCSTSGSQQHEDASVLQRCRLSGNGERSKRKRWRGRYDGNSYMSDASLEENSKQEHSIGTVVSTILKEKQGSEKLSVHDINNVEDRYEILLGMKELASKGMAAEAVEEVNAIDSNFFAQNSILLFQLKQVEFLKLVSSGDYNAALKVACTHLGPLAASDPALLKPLKETLLALLRPNEDALGNALPLHALAASLQVAVGRRLGVEEPQLMKIMRATLYTHNEWFKLQMWKDRFEGLLRLDSLKEANTPFLAPVTTSKSYADSCTNGSSQATVSSGTRMSEDGSSPTQASSRDVICDEGAILKVMEFLALPRADAIHLLAQYNGNAETVIQQIFA from the exons ATGGAGTCCACGCCGGTGAATTGGGAAGCCCTCGACGCTCTGCTCATCGATTTCGCCAAATCGGAAAACCTAATCGAGGACTCCTCCGCGCTCTCTCCGTCGTCGCCGTCGTCATCTTCGTATCACTCCCGCCTCGTCATCCGTCAGATCAGACGCGCCGTCGAGACCGGAGCCATTGACGCCGCCGTCGCTCTCCTCCGCCTCCACGCTCCCTCCATCCTCACTGACCTCAAGATTCTCTTCCGCTTGCGCAAACAG AAATTTATTGAGCTTCTACGGAAGGGGACTGCGGAGGATCGAGACTCAGCTATCGAGTGTCTGAGGACGGCTCTCGCTCCTTGCGCGCTCGATGCTTATCCG GAAGCATACGAGGAATTCAAGCATGTTCTGCTCGCATTTATATATGACAAGGATGACAAAACTTCTCCCGTGGCGAATGAG TGGTCAGAACAGAGGAGGCTTGACTTGGCCGGATTTATGTCCTCTATGTTAAGGGCTCATTTAAATGCCTATGACCCAATTTTTTCAATGGCTCTGAGATATTTAATAAG CATACACAGGGTATATTGTTTACGTCAAGGTATTACATCACCCATCTCTGATCTGACTGAAAGATTGCTCCTTGAAGAGCGTGACCCTTCTGCAACACCACAAGACATTTTATATGAAGTACCACCTTTTGATGAG GTTGACATACAGGCTCTTGCACATGCTGTAGAGCTTACCAGACAAGGGGCGATCGATAGCTTGAGATTCACTAAGGGCGATGTGGTCCTGGCATTTCAG AATGAATTATGCCGGATGAGGTTGGATGTTCCACTTCTCGATCAGCTTGTTAGAGAGTATTGTGTTTATAGAGGCATTGTTGACTCTG CATCTGGGAAGCAACCTATCCCAGAACCTGTGAAAATCAACCAACAAGACCCTGGGTATTGCTCATCAAGGGATTGTTCTCTCGAGCTAGATTGTAATGCCAGCAAGCATTCTGATGGTGAAACTTCTGTTACCAATGCTCAGATGGATGGTTCCCCTGAAAATAACTCTGATGTGACAAGCATGAGacgaattgattttgaagtgcgATATGCTTCTGAACTTGCAAGCATTCATGAAGACTGTAGTACCAGTGGATCACAGCAACATGAAGATGCAAGTGTTTTGCAACGATGCAGATTGTCTGGGAATGGAGAAAGGAGCAAGCGCAAGCGGTGGAGAGGACGATATGATGGCAATAGTTACATGTCCGATGCTTCTTTGGAAGAGAACAGCAAACAAGAGCATAGCATTGGTACTGTTGTTTCAACTATATTGAAGGAGAAACAG GGCTCTGAAAAGCTTTCTGTACATGATATTAATAATGTGGAAGATAGATATGAGATTCTGTTGGGAATGAAGGAATTAGCTAGCAAAGGAATGGCTGCTGAAGCAGTTGAGGAAGTCAATGCTATCGATTCCAATTTCTTTGCCCAGAACTCAATTTTGCTCTTCCAACTCAAGCAG GTTGAATTCCTCAAGTTGGTCAGCTCTGGTGATTATAATGCTGCTTTAAAGGTTGCTTGCACCCATTTGGGTCCTTTAGCTGCCAGTGATCCTGCTTTATTAAAGCCATTGAAGGAAACTCTTTTGGCTTTACTACGACCTAATGAAGATGCTCTTGGAAATGCATTACCTCTACATGCTCTAGCTGCTTCTCTCCAG GTTGCAGTTGGTCGTAGGCTTGGTGTTGAAGAACCTCAACTCATGAAAATAATGCGAGCTACTCTTTATACTCATAATGAGTGGTTTAAACTTCAAATGTGGAAAGATCGTTTTGAAGGTCTTTTGAGGCTTGATTCCTTGAAGGAAGCCAACACTCCCTTCCTTGCACCAGTCACTACATCCAAATCGTATGCTGATAGCTGCACAAATGGATCTTCTCAGGCCACAGTATCTTCAGGGACCAGGATGTCAGAAGATGGTAGTAGTCCAACTCAAGCATCTTCAAGGGATGTCATCTGTGACGAAGGTGCAATACTTAAAGTAATG GAGTTTTTGGCTTTGCCTAGGGCTGATGCCATACATCTGCTTGCACAGTACAACGGAAATGCGGAGACAGTCATTCAGCAGATATTTGCGTAG